In Geotalea uraniireducens, one genomic interval encodes:
- the nuoI gene encoding NADH-quinone oxidoreductase subunit NuoI, with protein MSILNDLKALSSGFLVTWKHIFRRAVTIEYPDVKRTPPPRYRARIVLTRDPEGGERCVACYLCSAACPVDCISMEAAEGEGGRRYARWFRINFSRCIFCGLCAEACPTMAIQMSPDYEICEREIMELVYEKEDLLIDNGGKDPEYNFYRHAGIGVAQPRGAGAGEDAPVDVRGLLP; from the coding sequence ATGTCCATTCTGAACGATTTAAAAGCGCTATCGAGCGGCTTCCTCGTTACCTGGAAGCATATCTTTCGCCGGGCGGTGACGATCGAGTACCCGGACGTCAAGCGGACCCCACCACCCCGCTATCGGGCGCGGATTGTCCTGACCAGGGACCCTGAAGGCGGCGAGCGGTGCGTTGCCTGCTATCTCTGCTCGGCGGCCTGCCCCGTCGACTGCATTTCGATGGAGGCGGCCGAGGGCGAGGGGGGGAGACGCTATGCGCGCTGGTTCCGGATCAACTTCTCACGCTGCATCTTCTGCGGCCTCTGTGCCGAGGCCTGCCCAACGATGGCGATCCAGATGTCTCCCGACTATGAAATCTGCGAACGAGAGATCATGGAACTGGTATATGAAAAGGAAGACTTGCTGATCGACAACGGTGGCAAAGACCCGGAGTACAACTTTTACCGCCATGCCGGCATCGGTGTAGCCCAACCGCGGGGTGCCGGCGCAGGGGAAGACGCGCCGGTGGATGTACGGGGGCTGCTGCCATAG
- the nuoH gene encoding NADH-quinone oxidoreductase subunit NuoH, with the protein MSSLALDIAIHLAKIALIFFVVLTLAAYLVFAERRLLAWIQDRKGPNRVGPFGLLQPLADLIKLLTKEDFRPAGADKWLFYLAPAMAAIPAILTFAVIPFGAPVTLFGREVPLQVADLNVGLLFFMALSSIAVYGVALGGWASNSKYALLGAIRGLAQLISYELSMGLSLVPTVMLAGSLRLSKIVAAQEQVWFVVYQPLAFVIFLISIAAECKRIPFDIPEAEGELVAGFHTEYSGMRFGLFFVGEYINIIVLGGLATTFFLGGWHGPLLPPFVWFAVKTLAFAFFFIWMRGTLPRLRYDQLMHLGWKLLTPLALINILATGWWLMITGRY; encoded by the coding sequence ATGTCATCGCTAGCCCTCGACATAGCCATTCACTTGGCAAAGATCGCCCTGATTTTCTTTGTCGTGCTGACGCTGGCGGCCTATCTGGTCTTCGCCGAACGACGGCTGTTGGCCTGGATCCAGGACCGGAAAGGGCCGAACCGGGTGGGGCCGTTCGGGCTTTTGCAGCCGCTGGCGGACCTGATCAAGCTGCTGACCAAGGAGGATTTCCGGCCGGCCGGTGCGGACAAGTGGCTTTTCTACTTGGCGCCGGCGATGGCGGCGATCCCGGCGATCCTTACCTTTGCGGTGATTCCCTTCGGCGCGCCGGTGACCCTGTTCGGCCGGGAGGTGCCGCTGCAGGTCGCCGACCTGAACGTGGGGCTGCTCTTCTTCATGGCGCTCTCGTCCATCGCCGTCTACGGGGTGGCCCTCGGCGGCTGGGCGTCCAATTCTAAGTATGCCCTGCTCGGCGCCATCCGCGGCCTGGCCCAGCTGATCTCCTACGAGTTGTCGATGGGATTGTCGCTGGTGCCGACGGTGATGCTGGCCGGCTCGCTCCGGCTGTCGAAGATTGTCGCCGCCCAGGAGCAGGTCTGGTTTGTCGTCTACCAGCCACTGGCCTTTGTCATCTTTCTGATCAGCATCGCCGCGGAGTGCAAGCGGATCCCCTTCGACATCCCGGAAGCGGAAGGGGAGCTAGTGGCCGGTTTCCACACCGAGTATTCGGGGATGCGCTTCGGCCTGTTCTTCGTCGGCGAGTATATCAACATCATCGTCTTGGGTGGCCTGGCGACGACTTTTTTTCTCGGCGGCTGGCACGGCCCGCTACTGCCGCCGTTCGTCTGGTTCGCGGTGAAAACGCTGGCCTTTGCCTTCTTCTTCATCTGGATGCGCGGTACCCTGCCGCGGCTTCGCTATGACCAGTTGATGCATCTCGGTTGGAAGCTGTTGACGCCGTTGGCGCTCATCAATATTCTGGCCACCGGCTGGTGGCTGATGATCACCGGAAGATACTGA
- a CDS encoding NADH-quinone oxidoreductase subunit J family protein: MTQLLFYILAAVMVIATVFSITEKHAVHAIVYLVTSFFALAVLFFLLGAPVVAVFEVIIYAGAIMVLFLFVIMMLDLGHPEKAKRPGIGDWWPALVLGGVTVAAAATLVVKSQPVAAGGGGIGVTEFAVALFRKYGLAVEVISMQLLFALVGALYLGKRREK; encoded by the coding sequence ATGACGCAACTCCTGTTCTACATTCTGGCTGCAGTGATGGTTATTGCCACGGTCTTTTCGATTACCGAGAAGCATGCCGTGCATGCCATTGTCTATCTGGTTACGTCATTCTTCGCCCTGGCAGTGTTGTTTTTCCTCCTCGGCGCCCCGGTGGTGGCGGTCTTCGAGGTGATCATCTATGCCGGTGCCATCATGGTTCTCTTCCTCTTCGTCATCATGATGCTCGATCTCGGGCATCCGGAGAAGGCGAAGCGGCCGGGAATCGGCGACTGGTGGCCGGCACTGGTCCTCGGGGGGGTGACGGTTGCGGCCGCCGCCACGCTGGTTGTCAAATCCCAACCGGTCGCCGCAGGCGGGGGCGGTATCGGGGTAACGGAGTTCGCCGTGGCCCTGTTCCGGAAATACGGGTTGGCAGTGGAAGTGATTTCGATGCAGCTGCTCTTCGCCCTGGTGGGCGCCCTCTACCTGGGGAAACGGAGGGAGAAGTGA
- a CDS encoding ankyrin repeat domain-containing protein: MVENVNAKDKNGHTPLIDAAKGGDLEVIGDLLNRGAELEAKSDKGKTPLHYAAANGHAQAIKILLEAGADVDARDHEWHTPLMLAANYGCNECIEYLLTAGADVNAKMKLGNTALTYAEANGHPDTLDLLRKAQRAKAMV; this comes from the coding sequence ATGGTTGAAAATGTCAATGCGAAGGACAAGAATGGGCACACTCCCCTCATCGATGCCGCCAAGGGGGGGGATTTGGAGGTGATTGGCGACCTGCTGAATCGGGGCGCCGAGCTTGAGGCGAAGAGTGACAAAGGGAAGACTCCCCTCCACTACGCCGCGGCCAACGGCCATGCCCAGGCGATCAAGATCCTGCTCGAAGCCGGAGCCGATGTGGATGCCCGGGATCACGAATGGCATACCCCGCTGATGCTGGCGGCGAATTATGGCTGCAACGAATGCATCGAGTACCTGCTCACGGCGGGTGCCGACGTCAATGCCAAGATGAAGCTGGGAAACACGGCCCTGACCTATGCGGAAGCCAACGGGCATCCCGACACCCTCGATCTGCTCAGAAAGGCGCAACGAGCCAAAGCGATGGTATGA
- the nuoL gene encoding NADH-quinone oxidoreductase subunit L, whose product MKLYLALILLLPLLGGAVNALAGRKLPRRLCEVLACGVVWGAFGSALLAFLAYRGAEQVTLASWLADFDFAAPLELYLDPLSLTMILMITFVCGLIHVYAVGYMAEDPNYVRFFALLNIFVFAMLVLVLAANLPLLYLGWEGVGFCSYALIGFWYREPRNATAGRKAFITTRIGDTAFGIGIVWCFLLFHTESISQINQMGFLMPGSVITALGLLFLAGAMGKSAQVPLMVWLPDAMAGPTPVSALIHAATMVTAGVYLLARMQPLFGLSSIVMAAIAVTGAATAFYGASCAVAQRDLKRVLAYSTISQIGYMMLGVGAGAVTAATFHLLVHAFFKALLFLGAGCVIAAMHHEQDIFRMGGLRRRLPATFWPFLAGALCLAGVPLTGGFFSKDAILGAVWAKGGGLYGCLYLVGLLTALITSFYTFRMLYLVFGGEPTGASHEEAAEQGHTGPVPRVMEVMLVPLALLALAGVVLNVPEYLGEGWLGRFLAPLAAGRGSRLASGTELLLQGIAAFACLVGFAAAHLRYGGARRQDRLVAAAAPPTGLTAFLLHGWYVDNLYRFLLIRPYEFLAGLLWRRVDEGVIDDSLDRLAAGFGKVGQGLGRWNCGRVSVYILSFAAGMALIIGYLAWMVL is encoded by the coding sequence ATGAAACTCTACCTTGCCCTCATACTCCTGCTCCCTCTCCTCGGCGGTGCCGTCAACGCCCTGGCCGGGCGGAAACTGCCACGCCGGCTTTGCGAAGTCCTTGCCTGCGGCGTGGTCTGGGGGGCGTTCGGCTCTGCTCTGCTCGCCTTCCTTGCCTACCGAGGGGCCGAACAAGTCACCCTGGCGAGCTGGCTGGCTGACTTCGACTTTGCCGCGCCGCTCGAGCTTTATCTCGATCCGCTGTCGCTGACGATGATCCTGATGATCACCTTCGTCTGTGGACTGATTCACGTCTACGCCGTCGGTTACATGGCTGAGGACCCGAACTACGTTCGCTTTTTCGCTCTGCTCAACATCTTCGTCTTCGCCATGCTGGTGCTGGTGCTGGCTGCCAACCTGCCGCTCCTCTATCTCGGCTGGGAAGGGGTCGGCTTCTGTTCCTACGCCCTGATCGGCTTCTGGTATCGGGAGCCGCGCAATGCCACCGCCGGTCGCAAGGCGTTCATCACCACCCGGATTGGCGATACCGCCTTCGGGATCGGCATTGTCTGGTGCTTTCTTCTTTTCCACACCGAGTCGATTAGCCAGATCAATCAGATGGGATTTCTGATGCCGGGAAGCGTGATCACCGCCCTCGGCCTGCTTTTCCTTGCCGGAGCGATGGGGAAATCGGCCCAAGTGCCGCTGATGGTCTGGCTCCCCGACGCCATGGCCGGCCCGACGCCCGTCTCGGCGCTGATCCATGCCGCTACCATGGTCACCGCCGGCGTTTACCTGCTGGCCCGGATGCAGCCGCTGTTCGGCCTCTCCTCAATCGTCATGGCCGCCATCGCCGTGACGGGCGCGGCCACTGCCTTCTACGGTGCCAGCTGCGCCGTGGCCCAGCGGGATCTGAAGCGGGTGCTCGCTTACTCGACCATCAGCCAGATCGGTTACATGATGCTTGGCGTTGGGGCCGGGGCCGTTACTGCCGCCACCTTCCATCTGCTGGTCCATGCCTTCTTCAAGGCGCTGCTCTTCCTCGGCGCCGGCTGTGTCATTGCCGCCATGCACCACGAACAGGACATATTCCGGATGGGTGGACTCCGCCGCCGGTTGCCGGCCACCTTCTGGCCCTTTCTGGCCGGGGCACTCTGCCTTGCCGGCGTGCCGCTGACCGGCGGTTTTTTCAGCAAGGATGCCATTCTCGGCGCGGTCTGGGCCAAGGGTGGGGGACTCTATGGCTGCCTCTACCTCGTTGGGCTGCTCACCGCCCTGATCACCTCGTTCTATACGTTCCGGATGCTCTACCTGGTCTTCGGCGGCGAACCGACCGGCGCCTCCCATGAGGAGGCCGCTGAGCAGGGGCATACCGGGCCGGTGCCGCGGGTTATGGAGGTGATGCTCGTGCCGCTGGCGCTACTGGCCTTGGCTGGGGTCGTGCTGAACGTGCCCGAATATCTCGGTGAAGGATGGCTCGGCCGCTTCCTTGCTCCGCTGGCCGCTGGCCGCGGGAGCCGGCTTGCCTCCGGCACCGAACTGCTTCTGCAGGGGATTGCCGCCTTTGCCTGCCTGGTCGGGTTTGCCGCCGCCCATCTCCGTTACGGCGGCGCCCGGCGTCAGGACCGGCTCGTTGCCGCGGCGGCGCCGCCGACCGGCCTGACCGCTTTTCTATTGCACGGCTGGTATGTCGACAACCTCTATCGGTTCCTGCTGATCCGTCCTTATGAATTCCTGGCCGGACTGCTCTGGCGGCGGGTCGACGAAGGGGTGATCGATGATTCGCTCGACCGGCTGGCGGCTGGTTTCGGCAAGGTCGGCCAGGGGCTGGGCCGCTGGAACTGCGGCCGGGTGTCGGTCTACATCCTCAGCTTTGCCGCCGGCATGGCCCTGATCATTGGTTACCTGGCGTGGATGGTGCTCTGA
- the nuoK gene encoding NADH-quinone oxidoreductase subunit NuoK, with product MIVPLAHILILAGILFVLGLICVVVWRMNLIMLLIGIEIMLNAAMLAFVGGASRWGMADGQVFALLIMAMTSAEVSLALAMVVYLHRRKKTVAADEFNELKD from the coding sequence ATGATCGTGCCGTTGGCCCATATTCTGATCCTGGCGGGGATTCTCTTTGTCCTGGGTCTGATCTGCGTAGTGGTCTGGCGGATGAATCTGATCATGCTGCTGATCGGCATCGAGATCATGCTTAACGCGGCGATGCTCGCCTTCGTCGGCGGGGCCTCCCGCTGGGGAATGGCCGACGGCCAGGTGTTCGCCCTGCTGATCATGGCAATGACCTCCGCCGAAGTCTCGCTTGCCCTGGCGATGGTGGTCTATCTCCACCGGCGGAAAAAAACCGTTGCGGCCGACGAGTTCAACGAGTTGAAAGACTGA